The genomic stretch tatgatgattcgggcaaaccgacCAAATGTTGACTGCAGTTATTGACAGCATATAGGATAATTTTGAGcaatttttcaagatttttgtatgtaatgtgatattctaagtgatattttgTACAATAATTGTGCCTCAAAACAAATAGAAGCAAATTGTGACGGCATAAAAGGAAGTTTTGTGAtgaacggtacagaaatagatgtccgttacgcttgaaggctaccataccaatCCCTTGCCAAAACATGaccaaaaccgaaatcttttaatgttgGCAATAATaccaaaagtgattttttattgttgtatttaggataggcactcgcgatactagagctaccgattCGATAACATTCaattttcacgcttctggatccggattgtatccaagttgcgactgatcgaacatacataaagctgtcataaattgaaaacagactgaaatccaAGGGattggtatggtagccttcaagcgtaaCGGAgaggcaaacaacaaccatgatgtcaaataaatttgaccattatgtcagaaggtcaaatatttgaccattagacaaagagtgtactacaggctttaggcctctgccatggtgaaagcgaacgcgagcgatggggcgagaaacttgccgtaggtaattattgtgcatgcagagaaaaatcggaagcgacgagtcgctcgtctgacaaggattttccagcgaattcaacaataacaacaattgattcaacataaaatgtcccgaaatgtgccactgtaatattttctaatagttttgaatgtattctagtcgcaaaactatgtcaatttaattaaagaacattaaaactgcattgtactgtgcgagaaataatcatacaaaatgacatcgcTGGAAATCTTCGCGTCGCTGGACTCACCAGCGGATTGCAGAGTAGTGCTGCAGCGACAATAAATGAACAGTCGTAAGGAGAGCTGtttattaacctacggcaagtttctcgccccatcgctcgcgttcgcgttcaccatggcagaggccttattCTTTGCTATCGTCTTGATTTGACGTTTCGTCGAGCGAAAACCTGCTGCTGAACCTCTTCTTCACGTTCTTGGCCCAATGTTACGCACTATTTATATGTTCCATCGTATTGCACCACGTGCGTTTGACGCTCACataaagtaaacaaagacgAGGAGATAAAGGTAAACTGTAAGTCGAAACGTACGTGCAGTCATGGAAGCGCTAGAAGAAATAACTCCTTTTTTGAGCAAATCTTCGCGGTTAGATCTTAAAGCGGTTTCACTATCACATGTGCTAGGCCTAACTGGGTCGAAAGATGGTATAGTGCTCATCGGCAAGTGTACACCACTGTTGATTAACATCGTAGAACTCACCGGCGATGATTCGGAGGCGGTTCAAAAAGGTGCAGTGTTGACACTGGTTAACCTTTCGGCGGAACAATGTGGGGCCGAACAATTGGTGACAAAGGTAATAATTATTATAGTACCAGTTAAAATTGGTGATGTTTTCAAGCATTGTTTAAGCTAGCAGATCGAATAGTACCGTTGGCGTATGAAGcgattttaaacgaaaattcaaaaatgtcaGATGCATGGAGTATGGTACTTTGTAACATGACACGACCGGAACACCTGGTCGAGATAGTTGTAGAGCAACTGGACAAAATTGAATACGCTTTCGAAAAACTAGCGACATGTTTCaacaggattaattttaatcaacaGAAAGGACATTTGAATTATTTAGGTCCATTGTTCAGCAACCTGTCGCAAAGTAAACGTGGTCGAGAGCTGTTTTGCAATCGAAAAACGGACTTGCTGACACGGATTCTTCCTTTTGTGCACCATGAAGGCAGTATTGTCCGTCGTGGCGGAGCAGTTGGCTTGCtgaaaaatatttgcttcgACACTACCGTACACGAATGGCTTTTGAGCGGCGAAGTTGATGTTCTCCCTTTTATTCTATTGCCGTTGGCCGGACCGGAAGAGTTTGACGAAGAAACAAACGCTAAACTTCCCGTAGAGCTGCAATATCTGGGTCCAGAGAAAGGATGCGAAGAGGATCCGGATATCAGGAAAATGTTGGTGGAATCGTTAGGTCAGTTGTGCGCTACTAGGAAGGGCCGTGAATACTTGCGCGACCGAGGCACCTACGAGATTCTGAGAGAGCTGCACAAATTTGAGTGTAGTCCAGCTGGAGATCCGCGTGTTCTGGCGGCGTGTGAAAGTGTGGTAGATGTTCTCATAAGGTATGGTTTTAAATGCCAAGTTCTGCATTCGTTTTATTCCTTGACATATTTTTACAGGACGGAGGATGAAATTGGTGAAGATAATTTAAAGACATTGGATATTCCTGATGATGTGATTATGAAACTGGACAACCTAGGAAGTAACAACGAATTGTAATAAAAACTACAGATAATTTCAATGAGTctagatttttttaattgtaaagaactaatcttttttttttaattttcgttggaACGAACAGGGAGTGTAATCATGTGCTTATTCATTAATTTGACCGTTATTGCTACCTTGAGGCGAATTTCATCCAAGTGTAATTCTGTTGACAACCTGAAGCGCTGCAATACACCGACTAGGataattttcatggaaatccATGCATATCGTTTACCGATACAATTTCGTGGACCAGCACTGAATCCTAAAAACGCAAAAGGATGATGTTGAGATTGTAGAAACCTCTCCGGTATAAACTTGTCAGCGTCTGAGCCCCAGTTGTGTGAATCTCGATGGATGTTGAACACATCGATAGCAATGTTAACTCCAGCCGGAATCGTTATTTGGTCCAGCTGAACCTCATTACATGTTTTTCGACCCAGAATCGTAGTGACAGGAAATAATCGCATGGATTCTTTTAGAACAATTTCCATGTATTTTAGCTGTTGCAGTTGTTCAGAGGTAATTTGATCTCGATTATTTCCGAAAACCGTTTCTAATTCTGCTACTAGTTTATCCTGGACCTGCGGGTGCATTGCTACTAACAGCAATGTGTTGGCTACGGTTGTTGCTGTGGTTTCATTCCCACCAAATATAATCGTGTTCAGCTCCTTTTCGATAGCATTTCTATCGAAACGGCATTCACTTCTGGCGGCCTCATAAAGTTGCTTGATTAGAATTTGAGGCTCGATTCTTTTCTCCTCAGCGTGCTCCCAAAGTTGGTTTTCAATTGGTTTGAGGCGTAAAACTTCTTTAGCGGGCTCGGTAAAAACTTGCCTCGCTTTGGTTTCTCGTCGATGATAGCTAGTGAAGTGATAGATCCAGGCAGGATGCAACAGCACGTTTGTTACTCGTTTTGTTACCAGCTCGAACAGTTCATCTTGAATAGTCAGATAATCGCAGCGCGGTTGTCGTTGTATGTTCATGTCCATAC from Wyeomyia smithii strain HCP4-BCI-WySm-NY-G18 chromosome 3, ASM2978416v1, whole genome shotgun sequence encodes the following:
- the LOC129727793 gene encoding protein HGH1 homolog, with the protein product MEALEEITPFLSKSSRLDLKAVSLSHVLGLTGSKDGIVLIGKCTPLLINIVELTGDDSEAVQKGAVLTLVNLSAEQCGAEQLVTKLADRIVPLAYEAILNENSKMSDAWSMVLCNMTRPEHLVEIVVEQLDKIEYAFEKLATCFNRINFNQQKGHLNYLGPLFSNLSQSKRGRELFCNRKTDLLTRILPFVHHEGSIVRRGGAVGLLKNICFDTTVHEWLLSGEVDVLPFILLPLAGPEEFDEETNAKLPVELQYLGPEKGCEEDPDIRKMLVESLGQLCATRKGREYLRDRGTYEILRELHKFECSPAGDPRVLAACESVVDVLIRTEDEIGEDNLKTLDIPDDVIMKLDNLGSNNEL
- the LOC129727792 gene encoding cytochrome P450 4C1-like, whose product is MARSKNSPRFTPPTGSTQFTAARVQLLVFRHQGHPIRFYLGTVPFVIISRPEDARAILSSTSGLEKPWIYRFTPLEGIFSLPLGQWRLHRKIIQPSFNWNVLRSFIPLFKTEVDVLLENLHTMAIQGNAFDIYGFVSACTLDMVYATTLGMDMNIQRQPRCDYLTIQDELFELVTKRVTNVLLHPAWIYHFTSYHRRETKARQVFTEPAKEVLRLKPIENQLWEHAEEKRIEPQILIKQLYEAARSECRFDRNAIEKELNTIIFGGNETTATTVANTLLLVAMHPQVQDKLVAELETVFGNNRDQITSEQLQQLKYMEIVLKESMRLFPVTTILGRKTCNEVQLDQITIPAGVNIAIDVFNIHRDSHNWGSDADKFIPERFLQSQHHPFAFLGFSAGPRNCIGKRYAWISMKIILVGVLQRFRLSTELHLDEIRLKVAITVKLMNKHMITLPVRSNEN